One stretch of Qipengyuania gelatinilytica DNA includes these proteins:
- a CDS encoding class II 3-deoxy-7-phosphoheptulonate synthase encodes MTREWAPDSWQNFEAKHLPRYESEAALAEATQALASHPPLVFAGEARALKADLAEVAAGKAFLLQGGDCAESFAEFHPNNIRDTFRVLLQMAVVMTFASKQPVVKVGRMAGQFAKPRSSDTETQGDVTLPSYFGDNVNGIEFDAAARHNDPQRMVRAYFQASATLNLLRAFAGGGYANLRQVHQWTLDFMGRSPWADKFSDVADRIGEALDFMEACGIDPATVPQLQGTSFYTSHEALLLPYEQALTRRDSLTGDWYDTSAHMVWIGDRTRFEGSAHVEFARGIGNPLGMKCGPSLETDAMLKLLDTLNPAREPGRITLISRFGHDKVEEGLPRLVRAVKAEGHPVVWSCDPMHGNVVKSESGYKTRPFDRILSEVKGFFAVHRAEGTHPGGIHVEMTGQDVTECVGGAVAITDEALKDRYHTHCDPRLNAAQSLELAFLIAETLNAEQAQQQADAA; translated from the coding sequence ATGACACGCGAATGGGCACCCGATAGCTGGCAGAACTTCGAAGCGAAGCACCTGCCGCGCTACGAAAGCGAAGCTGCGCTTGCCGAGGCAACGCAGGCGCTCGCCAGCCACCCGCCGCTGGTCTTTGCCGGCGAGGCGCGTGCCCTGAAGGCCGACCTTGCCGAAGTCGCTGCCGGAAAGGCATTCTTGCTGCAGGGCGGCGATTGCGCTGAAAGCTTTGCCGAGTTCCACCCGAACAACATCCGCGATACTTTCCGCGTGTTGCTGCAGATGGCGGTCGTCATGACTTTCGCCAGCAAGCAGCCGGTGGTGAAGGTGGGCCGCATGGCGGGCCAGTTCGCCAAGCCGCGCAGTTCCGATACCGAAACGCAGGGCGATGTGACGTTGCCGAGCTACTTCGGTGACAACGTCAACGGCATCGAATTCGACGCTGCCGCCCGGCACAACGACCCACAGCGCATGGTCCGCGCTTATTTCCAGGCATCGGCCACACTGAACCTGCTGCGCGCCTTTGCCGGCGGTGGTTATGCGAACCTGCGTCAGGTCCACCAATGGACACTCGATTTCATGGGCCGCAGCCCCTGGGCCGACAAGTTCTCCGATGTGGCAGACCGGATCGGCGAGGCACTGGACTTCATGGAAGCCTGCGGCATCGACCCGGCGACCGTTCCGCAACTGCAAGGAACCAGTTTCTACACCAGCCACGAAGCGCTTCTGCTGCCTTACGAGCAGGCGCTGACCCGTCGCGACAGCCTGACCGGCGACTGGTACGACACCAGCGCGCATATGGTCTGGATCGGAGACCGCACCCGCTTCGAAGGCAGCGCGCATGTCGAATTTGCGCGCGGTATCGGCAATCCGCTCGGCATGAAATGTGGCCCCAGCCTCGAGACCGATGCGATGCTCAAGCTGCTCGACACACTCAATCCCGCGCGGGAGCCGGGGCGCATCACGCTGATCAGCCGTTTCGGCCATGACAAGGTCGAAGAAGGCCTGCCGCGGCTCGTGCGCGCAGTGAAGGCGGAAGGGCATCCGGTCGTCTGGAGCTGCGACCCGATGCACGGCAATGTCGTCAAATCGGAAAGCGGCTACAAGACCCGCCCCTTCGACCGCATCCTGTCGGAAGTGAAGGGCTTCTTCGCCGTGCACCGCGCAGAAGGTACGCATCCGGGCGGGATCCATGTCGAAATGACCGGACAAGACGTAACCGAATGCGTCGGCGGAGCGGTTGCAATTACCGATGAGGCGCTCAAGGATCGCTATCACACGCATTGCGACCCGCGCCTCAATGCGGCGCAGTCGCTGGAACTCGCCTTCCTGATCGCGGAAACGCTGAATGCCGAACAGGCGCAACAGCAGGCCGACGCTGCCTGA
- a CDS encoding GGDEF domain-containing protein — MRASSGSAFDFVAVLAWAIPLVLAACAVLIPGEIEYPVLLLASLAALTALSYRHLRLRRALAREAEGLSRSVEALEAAEGLAGIGRWCIELEPRRHLWSEEMCRLAGLEPGTAPTRQTLLKIMPDGLHQLETTLCAHGADRESYAVEFELEHGSSGCRVLRARAQNSFSPEGQREQVFMVVRDVTEEYSLHQDRERAIERAKQAERQANTDPLTGIANRRAIMGELDRRIIWARDTGEPLSIIVFDIDHFKTVNDRHGHITGDRVIAEVAKIASGQTREDDEVGRIGGEEFLWIMPGCDGPSALRAAERLRWAIEAGTHGAPLPPVTISAGHAEMRNGDSALVLFARADEALYEAKRKGRNRVSQAA, encoded by the coding sequence GTGCGTGCGAGTAGTGGTTCAGCGTTCGATTTCGTTGCGGTTCTGGCATGGGCGATACCCCTTGTTCTCGCCGCATGTGCAGTCCTGATCCCGGGCGAAATCGAGTACCCCGTCCTCCTGCTGGCGTCGCTCGCGGCACTGACAGCACTCTCCTACCGTCATTTGCGGCTGAGGCGGGCACTCGCGAGGGAGGCCGAGGGGCTTTCCCGAAGCGTCGAAGCGCTCGAGGCGGCCGAAGGGCTCGCCGGGATCGGCCGCTGGTGCATCGAACTGGAACCCAGAAGGCATCTCTGGTCGGAAGAAATGTGCCGCCTGGCGGGCCTCGAACCGGGGACGGCGCCGACGCGGCAAACGCTCTTGAAGATCATGCCGGACGGGCTGCATCAACTCGAAACGACGCTGTGCGCCCATGGTGCGGACCGCGAGAGTTACGCGGTCGAATTCGAGCTCGAGCATGGCTCCAGCGGCTGTCGTGTGTTGCGGGCGCGCGCACAGAACAGCTTTTCACCCGAAGGCCAGCGCGAGCAGGTCTTCATGGTTGTCCGCGATGTGACCGAGGAATATTCGCTCCATCAAGATCGCGAGCGCGCCATCGAGCGGGCCAAGCAGGCAGAGCGGCAAGCGAATACCGACCCGCTGACAGGGATTGCAAATCGCCGCGCAATCATGGGCGAACTCGACAGGCGGATCATTTGGGCGCGTGATACGGGTGAGCCGCTTTCGATAATCGTTTTCGACATCGATCACTTCAAGACAGTGAACGATCGGCACGGTCATATTACTGGCGATCGGGTCATTGCAGAGGTCGCCAAGATCGCCTCCGGACAGACGAGAGAGGACGACGAGGTAGGCCGGATTGGTGGCGAGGAATTCTTATGGATCATGCCGGGCTGCGACGGTCCATCCGCCCTTCGCGCGGCCGAACGCCTGCGCTGGGCCATCGAAGCCGGCACGCACGGAGCCCCGTTACCGCCGGTCACCATAAGCGCCGGCCATGCGGAAATGCGCAATGGCGACAGCGCACTGGTCCTTTTCGCGCGTGCTGACGAGGCGCTGTACGAAGCCAAAAGGAAGGGCCGCAACCGCGTCTCGCAGGCTGCCTGA
- the egtD gene encoding L-histidine N(alpha)-methyltransferase has protein sequence MKTEQGIALVDRDEDGVDRAFREDVLAGLSQRQKAIPARWLYDDAGSQLFEDITDLEEYYPTRAETEILEARGQEFARLIGPGRAVVEFGSGSSVKTPLLLNAIAPGAYVPLDISGDFLRQSAAALSEKFPGLNVHPVEADFMREVALPEDVLGMKKLGFFPGSTIGNMVARTAVDLLRSMRATLGAEEGETPQLLIGMDLVKDPEVLEAAYDDARGVTAQFNLNLARRINRELGGTIPVESLRHTAPWNDDFARIEMHLEATRDIAFKVAGRNFTMKRGETIHTENSHKFTRRSANTLLLAGGWTPIERWTDEAGRFSLILAEATEKRDAP, from the coding sequence ATGAAGACCGAACAGGGAATAGCGCTCGTCGACCGCGACGAGGATGGTGTGGACCGGGCGTTCCGCGAAGACGTTCTTGCAGGGTTGAGCCAGCGCCAGAAGGCGATCCCTGCGCGATGGCTGTATGACGATGCAGGCTCGCAGCTGTTCGAAGACATCACCGACCTTGAGGAATATTACCCGACCCGCGCGGAGACTGAAATTCTCGAGGCGAGGGGGCAGGAATTTGCCAGGTTGATCGGTCCGGGGCGCGCCGTCGTCGAATTCGGTTCCGGCAGCTCGGTGAAAACGCCTCTCCTGCTCAATGCAATCGCTCCCGGTGCCTATGTTCCTCTCGACATCTCGGGGGATTTCCTGCGCCAGTCGGCTGCGGCCCTTTCCGAGAAGTTTCCCGGGCTAAACGTCCATCCGGTCGAAGCCGATTTCATGCGTGAAGTTGCGCTTCCCGAAGACGTGCTCGGCATGAAGAAACTGGGCTTCTTCCCCGGGTCGACGATCGGGAACATGGTCGCGCGGACTGCTGTCGACCTGCTGCGCTCGATGCGCGCGACGCTGGGTGCGGAAGAAGGTGAAACGCCGCAGCTGCTCATTGGCATGGACCTGGTGAAGGACCCGGAAGTGCTAGAGGCAGCCTATGACGATGCCCGCGGGGTCACGGCGCAGTTCAATCTGAACCTCGCGCGCCGGATCAATCGCGAACTGGGCGGGACCATTCCCGTTGAATCCCTGCGGCACACCGCCCCCTGGAACGACGACTTCGCACGTATCGAGATGCATCTCGAAGCGACGCGGGATATTGCCTTCAAGGTTGCAGGGCGAAACTTCACCATGAAGCGCGGCGAGACGATCCATACGGAAAACAGCCACAAGTTCACGCGCCGTAGCGCCAACACCCTACTGCTGGCAGGCGGCTGGACGCCGATCGAGCGCTGGACCGACGAGGCCGGGCGCTTCTCGCTCATCCTTGCCGAAGCGACCGAAAAGCGCGACGCGCCCTAG
- a CDS encoding NifU family protein, which yields MFIETETTPNPSSLKFLPQRAVMGQGTREFASPEAAEASPLAQAIFDTGEVTNVFFGSDFVTVTAAPGVSWSDLKPIVLSVLLDHFVSEAPLFAPGTAGGISVPAEDDIMVEESAEDADIIAQINELLETRVRPAVAGDGGDIQYRGYKEGVVYLQMQGACAGCPSSSATLKHGIEGLLKHYVPEVVEVREA from the coding sequence ATGTTCATCGAGACCGAAACCACGCCCAATCCTTCCAGCCTGAAATTCCTGCCGCAGCGCGCGGTCATGGGTCAGGGCACCCGCGAATTTGCCAGCCCCGAAGCCGCCGAGGCGAGTCCGCTCGCCCAGGCGATTTTCGACACGGGTGAGGTTACCAACGTGTTTTTCGGCAGCGACTTCGTAACCGTCACCGCCGCGCCCGGCGTCAGCTGGTCGGATCTCAAGCCGATCGTGCTCTCGGTCCTGCTCGACCACTTCGTCTCCGAAGCTCCGCTGTTCGCGCCGGGCACCGCTGGCGGCATCTCCGTCCCGGCCGAGGACGACATTATGGTCGAGGAAAGCGCGGAAGATGCCGACATCATCGCGCAGATTAACGAACTGCTGGAAACGCGGGTCCGTCCGGCGGTGGCAGGCGATGGCGGCGATATCCAGTATCGCGGCTACAAGGAAGGCGTGGTCTATCTCCAGATGCAGGGTGCCTGTGCCGGTTGTCCGTCGTCTTCGGCTACGCTCAAGCACGGTATCGAGGGCCTGCTGAAACATTATGTGCCCGAGGTCGTTGAAGTCCGCGAAGCCTGA
- a CDS encoding retropepsin-like aspartic protease family protein, producing the protein MELQAAFDAIADIVRAVPRSGLLIGMVAALIVGWIGALMLRNKIVGGRIVRLLSTLALIGILLAVLLQLARFDPRLDVLTDLGLPEQRIEGSETVIPLAPDGHYWLLAQVNGVPVRFLVDTGATLTALSSTDAARAGLEPRPGGLPVMLGTANGTVTAELTTVTNLQFGNIEARGLDAVIAPNLGRTNVLGMNFLSRLAGWRVENGDLILDPGDQAAE; encoded by the coding sequence ATGGAATTGCAGGCCGCCTTCGATGCAATAGCCGATATCGTTCGCGCCGTACCGCGATCGGGCTTGCTGATCGGCATGGTCGCCGCGCTTATTGTCGGCTGGATCGGCGCGCTCATGCTGCGCAACAAGATCGTCGGCGGCCGGATAGTGCGCTTGCTGAGTACGCTGGCCCTTATCGGCATCCTGCTCGCCGTTCTCTTGCAACTGGCGCGCTTCGATCCGCGGCTCGACGTGTTGACGGACCTAGGCTTGCCCGAGCAGCGGATCGAGGGAAGCGAGACCGTCATCCCGCTCGCTCCCGATGGGCATTACTGGTTGCTGGCACAGGTGAATGGCGTTCCGGTTCGATTCCTTGTCGACACGGGCGCCACGCTGACCGCACTGTCCTCCACTGATGCTGCAAGGGCCGGCCTTGAACCGCGGCCGGGGGGGCTTCCGGTAATGCTTGGCACTGCCAATGGCACGGTTACGGCAGAGCTCACCACGGTTACCAATTTGCAATTTGGCAATATCGAGGCGCGCGGCCTCGACGCGGTAATCGCGCCGAACCTCGGGCGGACCAATGTGCTCGGCATGAACTTCCTCTCGCGCCTGGCGGGCTGGCGGGTCGAGAATGGCGACCTTATCCTCGATCCCGGCGACCAGGCGGCAGAGTGA
- a CDS encoding M16 family metallopeptidase, with amino-acid sequence MTGTSRALRRLALLLPLTLLASQGLTAQGSAHGGDVRVAVVPNPDAQQYPRPESLQAEDETPWIYEGSDVPRDEEWAFGKLENGLRYGVRENGVPPGQVSIRVRIDAGSLYEDDDELGYAHLLEHMLFRESQYLGVAEAIPRWQKLGATFGSDTNAETSATHTVYKLDLPNVTPAKFEESMKLISGMVRAPVLSDANVDAEVPIVLAEKRERGGVAERIYEARTRTLFAGQRLADRITIGTEETLTSATGASVQNFYDRWYRPENTVISVVGDLDPMLLASMVEKYFSGWEVEGEPVAAPDFGDPVAPAGADPANPVGEVAVIAEPNVQRFLTLAYLRPWRQVNDTIVYNEGRLQEQLALQLINRRLEARARSGGSFVQAGAGEIKLSRSTHMTVVQVAPLGNDWEAALQDARAVISDALTNPPTREEMDRELAEMEVAYTDLVEQRSVLPAARFADELVNAVDIRETIAAPETFLMVFNSMRAKATPESVLQETRELFTGDVIRAVYITPDAGDATEQGVRTELLEDVDAAGNARLAAQTVSFDDLPPIGEPGEIVSRGSHGIGEVERITFDNGVTALLLANEYEPGRTYVKVRFGKGYLAFEPEDAAYISLGQQALFAAGLGELGQEELDRLRTGRKLSWQLEIGDGTFSFFSETRRQDLADQLYLFAAKLNMPHWDPNPITRAKALASLGYEQYSASPGSVVSRDLNYYLYDQNPVFRTPTPEMLEAADVEGFREVWQPILEQGPVEILIFGDFDREEAVEDLRRTFGALPDRKPIPQEVLAREYALGDPGETVVRYHNGEENQAAAVIAWPAGAGRGGMRTSRQLAILTEVISNRLLDAMREKFGASYSPSVRMDWPTDVESGGSILAFAQMQPKDVPVFFAEADRIAADLTKNPPTAEELQRAAEPLRSYYERLSSGNYFFMSELEGSTTDMRRMQALRGFLQDFQQPSSERMLTLAQLYLADPAWRMAVLPEGQELATQLPPGGAAAGR; translated from the coding sequence ATGACAGGTACTTCGCGCGCTCTTCGGCGTCTCGCACTTCTTCTTCCGCTCACGTTGCTCGCCTCACAGGGCTTAACGGCACAGGGTTCGGCGCACGGGGGAGACGTCAGGGTCGCGGTCGTTCCGAACCCGGACGCGCAGCAGTATCCACGCCCTGAATCGCTTCAGGCCGAAGACGAAACCCCTTGGATCTACGAAGGCAGCGACGTTCCGCGCGACGAGGAATGGGCCTTCGGCAAGCTGGAAAACGGCCTGCGCTACGGTGTGCGCGAAAATGGTGTGCCGCCGGGCCAGGTGTCCATCCGCGTGCGTATCGATGCCGGTTCGCTGTACGAGGATGACGACGAGCTGGGCTATGCCCACCTGCTCGAACACATGCTATTTCGCGAAAGCCAGTATCTCGGTGTCGCAGAGGCCATCCCGCGCTGGCAGAAGCTGGGTGCGACCTTCGGCAGCGATACCAATGCCGAGACGAGCGCAACGCATACCGTCTACAAGCTGGACCTGCCCAATGTGACGCCGGCCAAGTTCGAAGAAAGCATGAAGCTTATTTCGGGCATGGTGCGCGCTCCGGTCCTGTCCGATGCCAATGTCGATGCAGAAGTACCGATCGTCCTGGCCGAAAAGCGCGAGCGCGGCGGTGTGGCAGAACGGATCTACGAAGCGCGCACGCGCACCCTGTTCGCAGGGCAGCGGCTGGCCGACCGTATCACCATCGGGACCGAAGAAACGCTGACCTCCGCCACCGGCGCCTCGGTGCAGAATTTTTACGATCGTTGGTACCGGCCTGAAAACACAGTCATCTCGGTTGTCGGCGATCTTGATCCGATGCTGCTTGCATCGATGGTCGAGAAGTATTTCTCCGGCTGGGAAGTCGAGGGCGAGCCTGTTGCGGCACCCGATTTCGGTGACCCGGTCGCACCCGCCGGCGCGGATCCGGCCAATCCGGTGGGCGAAGTCGCGGTCATCGCCGAACCGAACGTCCAGCGGTTCCTCACCCTTGCTTACCTGCGCCCATGGCGCCAGGTGAACGACACGATCGTCTACAACGAAGGCCGCCTGCAGGAGCAACTTGCCCTGCAGCTGATCAACCGTCGTCTCGAGGCGCGTGCGCGCTCGGGCGGCAGCTTCGTTCAGGCGGGCGCAGGCGAGATCAAGCTCAGCCGATCCACCCACATGACCGTGGTGCAGGTCGCCCCGCTGGGTAACGACTGGGAAGCTGCGTTGCAGGATGCACGCGCGGTGATTTCCGATGCGCTGACCAATCCCCCCACGCGGGAGGAAATGGATCGCGAGCTGGCCGAGATGGAAGTAGCCTATACCGATCTCGTGGAACAGCGCTCGGTCCTGCCCGCCGCGCGGTTTGCCGACGAGCTGGTGAATGCGGTCGATATCCGCGAAACCATCGCTGCGCCGGAAACCTTCCTGATGGTGTTCAACTCGATGCGCGCCAAGGCGACGCCCGAAAGCGTCCTTCAGGAAACCCGCGAATTGTTCACCGGAGATGTCATCCGCGCAGTCTACATCACTCCTGATGCCGGCGACGCGACAGAGCAGGGTGTGCGCACCGAGCTGCTGGAAGATGTCGATGCTGCTGGCAATGCCCGTCTCGCGGCCCAGACCGTCTCGTTCGACGACCTTCCGCCTATCGGCGAACCGGGTGAAATCGTCTCCCGCGGTTCGCATGGGATCGGGGAAGTTGAACGCATCACCTTCGACAACGGCGTGACAGCACTCCTGCTCGCCAACGAGTACGAGCCCGGGCGCACCTATGTGAAGGTCCGGTTCGGCAAGGGCTATCTCGCCTTCGAACCGGAGGACGCGGCCTATATCAGTCTTGGCCAGCAGGCGCTGTTCGCGGCCGGACTCGGCGAACTGGGCCAGGAAGAACTCGACCGTCTGCGCACCGGCCGCAAGCTCAGCTGGCAGCTCGAAATCGGCGACGGGACTTTCAGCTTCTTCTCCGAAACACGCCGTCAGGATCTGGCCGACCAGCTCTATCTCTTCGCTGCAAAGCTGAACATGCCGCACTGGGACCCGAACCCGATCACGCGCGCAAAGGCCTTGGCGAGCCTCGGCTACGAGCAATATTCCGCCAGCCCGGGGAGCGTCGTGTCACGCGACCTCAACTACTATCTCTATGACCAGAACCCGGTATTCCGCACCCCGACGCCCGAAATGCTCGAGGCCGCCGATGTCGAGGGCTTCCGCGAAGTCTGGCAACCGATCCTCGAACAGGGCCCCGTCGAAATCCTGATCTTCGGCGACTTCGATCGCGAAGAAGCGGTCGAGGACCTGCGTCGCACCTTCGGCGCCTTGCCCGATCGCAAGCCCATTCCGCAGGAAGTCCTGGCTCGCGAATACGCGCTGGGCGATCCCGGCGAAACTGTCGTGCGCTATCACAATGGCGAGGAAAATCAGGCCGCGGCCGTGATTGCCTGGCCTGCCGGTGCAGGGCGCGGCGGCATGCGCACTTCGCGCCAGCTTGCCATCCTCACCGAAGTCATCAGCAACCGGCTGCTCGATGCCATGCGTGAAAAGTTCGGCGCGAGCTATTCGCCCTCTGTACGAATGGACTGGCCGACCGACGTCGAGAGCGGCGGTTCGATCCTGGCCTTTGCGCAGATGCAGCCGAAAGACGTGCCGGTCTTCTTTGCCGAAGCCGACCGCATCGCGGCCGATCTCACGAAGAACCCTCCCACGGCGGAGGAACTCCAGCGCGCGGCCGAACCACTACGCAGCTATTACGAGCGCCTTTCGAGCGGGAATTACTTCTTCATGAGCGAACTGGAAGGTTCGACCACCGACATGCGCCGGATGCAGGCGCTGCGCGGCTTCCTGCAGGACTTCCAGCAGCCTTCCAGCGAACGCATGCTCACGCTGGCGCAGCTTTATCTGGCTGATCCGGCATGGCGCATGGCGGTGCTTCCCGAAGGACAGGAGCTTGCAACGCAGCTTCCCCCGGGTGGGGCTGCAGCAGGTCGCTGA
- a CDS encoding malonic semialdehyde reductase yields MTKQFHDNHLSTDALDQIFREARSYNGWHDKEVTEQQIHEIYDLLKMGPTSANMHPGRFVWCVSQESRDKLAEMASEGNKEKIRTAPAVVIIGYDIDFHEELPWLFPHTDAKSWFEGDENGRKEGAARNSALQGAYLMIAARALGLDCGPMSGVDLDKVTEHFFADYPRHRADWVCAIGYGDKSTIFDRSPRPDFDKFNSIA; encoded by the coding sequence ATGACCAAGCAATTCCACGACAACCACCTGTCGACAGACGCGCTCGACCAGATTTTCCGCGAAGCGCGCAGCTATAACGGCTGGCACGACAAGGAAGTGACCGAGCAGCAGATCCACGAAATCTACGACTTGCTGAAAATGGGCCCGACTTCGGCCAATATGCACCCCGGGCGCTTCGTCTGGTGTGTTTCGCAGGAATCGCGCGACAAGCTCGCCGAGATGGCTTCGGAGGGTAACAAGGAAAAGATCAGGACCGCTCCCGCCGTGGTGATCATCGGTTACGATATCGACTTTCACGAAGAACTGCCCTGGCTCTTCCCGCACACCGATGCGAAAAGCTGGTTCGAAGGTGATGAAAACGGCCGCAAGGAGGGCGCCGCGCGCAACTCCGCGCTGCAGGGTGCCTACCTCATGATTGCGGCACGCGCGCTCGGCCTCGACTGCGGACCGATGTCCGGTGTCGATCTCGACAAGGTGACCGAGCACTTCTTTGCAGATTACCCGCGGCATCGCGCCGATTGGGTCTGCGCAATCGGTTATGGCGACAAATCGACCATCTTCGATCGCAGCCCGCGTCCCGATTTCGACAAGTTCAACTCCATCGCCTGA
- the tsaB gene encoding tRNA (adenosine(37)-N6)-threonylcarbamoyltransferase complex dimerization subunit type 1 TsaB: protein MRTLAIETATEACSVALFEDDALIDAHHEVLGRGHAERLVPMIAGLQDQGHADAIRVSLGPGSFTGVRIGLAVARALGIAWSAEVRGYPTLALVAAFARAEAGMANPGKPLTVCMNGGHGQWFVQNFNGDGTPRSEASSLQPAEAAASDILADIAGNRAADLAALLSDGTAAAFDCLPDARQALALPESVLTTDLSPKYGRAPDAKAPAR from the coding sequence ATGCGTACGCTTGCAATAGAGACCGCCACTGAGGCCTGTTCCGTCGCCCTCTTCGAGGATGACGCGCTTATCGACGCGCATCACGAAGTTCTGGGTCGCGGCCATGCGGAGCGGCTCGTTCCCATGATTGCGGGTTTGCAGGATCAGGGACACGCCGATGCGATCCGTGTTTCCCTTGGTCCGGGAAGCTTTACCGGCGTGCGGATCGGCCTCGCCGTGGCGCGCGCGCTCGGTATCGCATGGAGCGCGGAAGTCAGGGGTTACCCGACACTAGCGCTGGTCGCAGCCTTCGCACGGGCCGAAGCTGGAATGGCGAACCCCGGCAAGCCGCTGACCGTCTGCATGAATGGTGGTCACGGCCAGTGGTTCGTCCAGAATTTCAATGGCGATGGCACTCCTCGCTCGGAGGCCAGTTCGCTTCAGCCGGCCGAAGCTGCGGCGTCAGACATCCTTGCCGACATCGCCGGCAATCGTGCAGCAGACCTCGCAGCCCTGCTTTCCGATGGCACGGCCGCAGCGTTCGACTGCCTGCCCGACGCGCGCCAAGCGCTGGCTCTTCCCGAAAGCGTCCTCACGACCGACCTCTCGCCCAAATATGGCAGGGCGCCCGATGCGAAAGCGCCTGCCCGGTGA
- the egtB gene encoding ergothioneine biosynthesis protein EgtB, whose amino-acid sequence MSRTQADQYLAADGLADRYSAVRALSEALVSPLSEADATLQSMEDASPAKWHIAHVTWFWETFLLRDHLNGYRLYDEDWPFVFNSYYEAEGERIARFSRGMLSRPTLADILAWRAHVDEAIQPLLEREELHPLIDLGLAHEQQHQELLLTDIKHALFQNPLGPQMWDKGVAQDTVRPQGWYSHPGGIALVGHQADGFAFDNEGPAHRVLLEPFALSASLVTNAEWAEFIADGGYEDARLWLSDGWAWLNQNKIAAPSYWQDGKAFTHCGWQNRAPDAPVTHISYFEADAFATWAGKRLPTEFEWEAIARGQEGDAPAHDPAGGNQLDGAEPPLPTGSEGLFGDCWQFTRSAYLPYPRFRPAEGAVGEYNGKFMSGQFVLKGASCATSRGHSRPSYRNFFYPHQRWQFTGLRLAKDI is encoded by the coding sequence GTGTCCCGCACTCAAGCCGATCAATACCTGGCCGCCGATGGGCTTGCTGACCGCTATTCGGCGGTGCGCGCGCTGAGCGAAGCGCTTGTCTCGCCTCTGTCCGAAGCCGATGCGACCCTGCAGTCGATGGAAGACGCTTCGCCGGCGAAATGGCACATCGCGCACGTCACGTGGTTCTGGGAAACCTTCCTCTTGCGCGACCACCTAAATGGCTATCGCCTCTATGACGAGGATTGGCCGTTTGTTTTCAATTCCTATTACGAGGCGGAAGGTGAACGCATCGCGCGCTTTTCGCGAGGCATGCTGTCCCGGCCGACATTAGCGGACATCCTGGCTTGGCGTGCGCATGTCGACGAGGCGATCCAGCCGCTGCTGGAGCGTGAAGAATTGCATCCGCTGATCGATCTCGGCCTCGCACATGAGCAGCAACATCAGGAACTGCTCCTGACCGACATCAAGCATGCGCTTTTCCAGAACCCGCTTGGCCCGCAGATGTGGGACAAGGGCGTTGCTCAAGACACTGTGCGGCCGCAAGGCTGGTATTCGCACCCGGGCGGTATCGCGCTGGTCGGCCATCAGGCGGACGGTTTCGCCTTCGACAATGAAGGCCCGGCCCATCGCGTCCTGCTCGAACCCTTCGCGCTTTCGGCGAGCCTTGTAACCAATGCGGAGTGGGCCGAATTCATCGCCGATGGCGGCTATGAGGACGCGCGCCTCTGGCTTTCCGATGGCTGGGCGTGGCTCAACCAGAACAAGATTGCCGCACCGTCCTATTGGCAGGACGGGAAAGCTTTCACCCATTGCGGTTGGCAGAATCGTGCGCCCGACGCACCGGTGACGCACATCTCCTATTTCGAGGCCGATGCCTTCGCGACTTGGGCAGGGAAACGCCTGCCGACGGAGTTTGAATGGGAAGCCATCGCGCGCGGCCAGGAAGGCGATGCCCCGGCGCATGATCCGGCAGGCGGCAACCAGCTCGACGGAGCCGAGCCGCCGCTGCCGACCGGTAGCGAGGGCCTGTTCGGCGATTGCTGGCAATTCACGCGATCCGCCTATCTTCCCTATCCGCGTTTCAGGCCCGCCGAAGGGGCCGTTGGCGAATACAACGGCAAGTTCATGAGCGGGCAGTTCGTCCTCAAGGGCGCGAGCTGTGCTACCTCGCGCGGCCACTCGCGTCCCAGCTACCGCAATTTCTTCTACCCCCACCAGCGCTGGCAATTCACCGGGCTGAGATTGGCCAAGGACATATGA